The Mytilus galloprovincialis chromosome 3, xbMytGall1.hap1.1, whole genome shotgun sequence genomic interval aaaattaaacatCTCGACTTTATATCGTAGTAATTCTTCAATTCAGTCAAAACTGAAtaataatttacttatatttacTGGTATATTTTTTTACGGAAATCGTCCCGTTTCTTGACAAAGTTTGGAAACTTCACTATGCACTATTAAAGAAGGATATATTATGGAAACGTATATTAGTCACCAGTTGATCAGTTGTCAACACAACTTGACGACAAAAATAAGAGGGAAAGTTGCATTGTTACTGAACTTGTACACTTAAACAAGTTTACTTGTTTAATTAATAATTCAACTTGTAGACTTACTACAAGTTGACTTGTTGAGTTCTTCTGAACAAGACCACAGACCAAAAAGTGTACATAATATTATTGTGTCCTAGTAAACTTTGCCGTTTGTTCACTTGCTAAATTGAACGTTTCTTTCTTGCTTTAGAAAAGTATACTTTCCGAGTTAATCGTGGTCACTTGTCGTGTTGTTTCTCGCCTTTCCGAATTCGTGAAAGTATACTTGTGTTCAAAAACTGCACAAGAGAactttttaaatgtcaatttgttCTGGAAAACAGTCCATGTTTACTTTCAAAATGTCGACTTGTTTTAGtgcaaaagtgaaaaaaataatatttgaccacgcggttcctagtgtctttttggaATTTAAGATGAGCTTCATCTACAGTATTTTAATGGTGAGTATAAATTTTTTGTGGAAAAACCTTTTGATTTTCTtctaattattaaatattttttttgccaaatatttttgttaagctTATTTTTTCTTTCGCAAGCTAtcgctttgatttttttaacatgatGTGGTTTCACCACTGACCCTGTGAAGACTTTCTTTTTTGTATGCCATTCAtaagatagtagaggggcattatgttttttggtctgtgtgtccgtttgtTCGTCGTAGGGTCCgcccgtgcgttcgttcgtctgtACGTCCGTCACTCCGCCTGTCCCGTgtgaggttaaagttttggtctaGGTCGTCTTTGCTGAAGTTGAGGTCCCCTCAACTTGATCCTTAGTACACATGTGACCTATCAtaatatctttctaattttaattccaaatacGAGTTTTGACGCCAATTTCACgatctactgaacatagaaaatgatcgtGTGAgggtactttggacacattcttgtttcattgtATTTTTCTTCTGAAACTTCTGCTCTTACTTGACCGAGATTTGAGAACCCGAATGCACAACCACAGAAAAGGTAACCTGTCCAAATTTTCATATATACTCCGAaatcaaaagtcggtaatatacAAACTGACTACGACGTCTTCTTATATAAGTAATTGCCCCTTCTGTTAAATAAACATATCgcctgttttaattttaatgaaacgATTGGAAATATTTGACCTTGAAAAGAgtaaaccggaagtgaccttgaccAAGCCGAAAGTAGTGTTTTAACAGattttcattgataacattcataattttcatataattgtGGAATCtgggtacaaatgtataaaattgccttaaatgagacaaaaaaaatattttgttaaccgGAAGTGGTAGAATATTGGTCTTATTTCAAGTAGAAGTCCTTTTTCGGAATCAAGAGAACTTTTGAAATTATCTTTAAAGTTAGAccaaaagtaaaagaaaaacatgacatgactgttccttatgaggtgctgacaaaGCTTTGTTACTTTGTGCgaatccatcattcaagatggccaccagcggggtaTCAGGGCAAGATTTATCATTAATTGACCCATTCAATACCTATTTTGGTATTTTAGTTTTCTCATTACCAATTCTCAATCAAAAAGGGGAAAAggcttaattttttgtatgtttatgATCAtccggttgtttttttgttgttcatACTAGTCCGGAAGTTAACAAGggatatatagattagaccgttggtttttccgtttgaatggttttacacgtctagtaattttggggccctttatagcttgttgttcggtgtgagccaaggctccgtgttgaaggccgtactttaacttataatggtttactttttgaattgttatttggatggagagttgtctctttggcactcacaccacatcttcctatatctatataaaggaaaacaatgaatttgTTTCTGTACAATTTAAATGACAAGGGTGGATTAAGGAATTTTCAAGAGAGGCGGGTGCTTGTAAATTCAGATCGATTATAGCATTGATATGTTTGGTTATTTTTCAGGCACTTATTTTCTTACCAGATGGCATTGCATTCCCATTCCCTGGTGAAGATGGCACAAAAGAAGATCTTGTTAGATATTATTTTAGTCGACTTTATACAACAAAAGAAATCTGTGGATTTCTTATGTTATATCATGGTATTATAGTGAGCTTCTCGACGATAGAAAGAATTAAAAGGAGACTTCGATTAAGGCGACGCCAAAACCAAGCCCCAATATTACTTGTATGTCAGAAAATATATGAACTACGTGCTAATGGCTTTACAAATGTAGGATACAAGTCAATGTGGAGACTCCTCAACTCAAATTACAATATCACTGTTTCACAGGAAAATGTAAGAAATTGCTTGGGTTTCATAGACACTAATGGCGTAAGCTTAAGAAGAAGGCACAGACTTCAGAGAAGGAGTTATTACAATAGTGGACCGAACTATCTGATACACATAGACGGTTACGACAAGATCAAACCATATGGTATTGCCATTCACGGAGCTATTGATGGCTATTCTAGAAGAATATTGTGGCTAAAAGCAGGTTGCTCCAACAACAACCCTAGATACATTGCTAAGTTTTACATTGATTTTGTGAAGGAATTACGACGAGTTCCCCGAGCCATTCGTGCTGACGCTGGCACCGAGAACGTTTTGGTAAAAGACTTACACATTGCATTGCGATTCGTTCATGGGGATGACATATCTGGATTAAACAGTTTTTTAACAGGAAGATCAACAGGAAACCAAAGAATTGAAAGGTTGTGGAGAAGTCTTTCGgaatatttaatgttattttggAGAAATACATTTGCGAACATGCGTGATATTGGACTTTTTAGTACCGCAGATCATCTCCATATTGAATGTTTAAGATTTTGTTTTCTTCCTTTAATTCAGACTCAACTAAATCAGTTTATGGAAAACTGGAACGACCATAGAATACGCAGACAACGACAAGAGGTTATAGTCCCATCGGGTATTCCAAACGTTCTCTATTTTCAACCTGAAATATATGATTCGTCTGATTTTTCTTTTCCTATACTATGCAATGACCAGACATTGAGTGAACTTGAAAATGAGCATACTTCAGACTTACCAGTAAGAGGGTGTTCCGAAGACTTCATGCATCTCATCGGATACCTTAGTGGCGAAGAACCAATGCAAGCCCTTATTCCACAAACCCTTGACGAAGCTTTTCAAAACTTTTGTACACTCATTTATATTTGTAATGGTTGTAGGATTTAGGTTTAAGCCATGCAACGTTACTTTCTTCAAATTAGCCTTAaagtcagttttgttgtttgtgtGAAACGAATGATATGTAATGGCAGAAATCTGAAAAACAATTTTCTAATGGAAGAAGGACAACACGTTGGCGGGAACCTGCTTAGACTACCTGCTTATACATGGATTCACCTTATTTGCGACTAAAAATTTAGTTTATTATAATCTTTTTGCAAATTAGATTTGTTACAGTATTTGCATAATCTGGGATTATTTATaattactgaaaatttcagggatctacataatcactgaaattTCAAGTATTCTACATAATCCCTTATTATCCATTTTCACTGTAACATGCACTCTATTAACTATATTGAAAgatgttgggtttttttaattaaacagatAGACACGATTTTTTGAATCTAAAATGCTTGTCATATTTGCATAACTTATTAAAGTACCTATCTCATATAGCAGCCGCGTATAGAAAAATAGTTTGTGTTGGGAATTAGGGTGATGGAAACGCAATTTCATTTTTGGCTACcctaaaataaacactttaacATACTTCAGATAGGGTATGAGTGTTGATAAGACACAATGTAGTTAAAGTTGGCAATAAAATGTTTCAGTACGGCATTCGATCCACAgccgtggctcacaccgaacagcaagctgaAAAGGGCCATTACAATAACAGTGTAACAAATTCCAACGTgacaaccaacggtctaattaaTAAACAAACGAGAAAGGAAAACCacatatgaaccacaccaacaaacgataGCTACTGAAAAATAGGTCCCTGACTTAGTACAGCTGCATACAATGCAGTGGTTATAAACTTTTTAACAGACGTTGACCTTATCCTGAGACAAACACAGTATTGTACCATTACTCATaaatacataatacatgtatcaaagaTGTCAGGCTTACAATTTATattacaccagacgcgcatttcgtctattAAAGACTCAACAATGACGCTCGAATTGAAGTATattgaaaggccaaataaagcaaacaaatgaaaacaaaaaagtttcAAAAGGTTGTgcctgtcacggaatagaagttccttcataacataagttccaaaaggaaaatatattctggaatattattcccacaggaataaatattacagtatatgttccttaATGGATTAAAAGAAATATTCTACTCAATGGAAGAAATATTCTACTCAATAAAACTACAGTTGGGTGCGATGGTATGATATGTATCACAcaacaagtttttattgaattAAAGAAATGTATTACAATAGTGTCAACGGGCCAACTAAAGACTCAAAGTCTTTAACCTAACGGGTACCTATAGAGACTCTAAAAATGACTGATAAAAtgaaaaaccaattcttcagggaacaattgaaggtctttccatctcGATACTaagaatgaattttaaaaaaagatgttaGAAAAAGTCACTCCTTGTTGATTTGATTTGGTAcctcaaactgatataaaaaaaaagattaataggtatatgcaggagactttattgttttataatgaacaagCAATAATTTAAGGTCAAAATCTGAAACGTCAATTTGACCGTGACCTAAATTTCAAGgccataggtcagtgatctcaaatcaaaataccccaggtcaatcacttgtatggttgtggagaaataccgatttcaaatacaaaaggggagaaaactcctataagggttgaCCAAACACTTCGACTTAAATGGGTAGAAGTTGCCCCTTAtggtaaacagtaatttggcaaacacatcatatcattaactgttacaGTTTCTTTGAATATAGATTACAAGCAAAATccacaaattttgaaaatgaccttgaccttcaacCTTGACCTCAAATTCAATGTCATATGTCAGGGAACTCAAATCGAAAGGcccgaggtcaatcacttgtattgTTGTGGAgaaataatgatttcaaatacataaggggagaaaactcctataagggttaactaaaacacttcgactgaaataggttgaagttgcaccttactgtaaacagtaatttggcaacacatcatatcattaactgtaacagtttcttttgaataacgataacaagcaaaattcaatatttataacatgaccatgacctcaatttcaaggtcatgggTCAGTGAACTCAAATTGGAAGGtccgaggtcaatcacttgtatggttgtggagaaataatgatttcaaatatataaggggagaaaactcctataagggttaaccaaaacacttcgactgaataggttgaagttgcgccttattgtaaacagtaatttggcaaatatatcatttcattaactgtaacagtttcttttgaataacgataacaagcaaaattcaaaatttataacatgaccttgatctttgaccttgacctcaaagTCCTTCAAAtagaccaaggacttcatatctaAAGACTGTATGCCTCTACGACTTATaccgtatgaatttatccaacatatcgcctatcttaaattttcaaagggaaataactcccataagatgtgtTCCGATCACGTCAAAATAAaaccacggggggggggggggaggggggggtaaCTTcttattattgggtatacggggatgtgccaaaaatatgggtcataattttgcgagattttatatagaaatgatcctcctttttaatgacatcttaTATTAAAATGcctttacgtttgataactgtatatggATTttgggtatgatctacatatcatatataaatatgctattgagaatcttacaatattaatggtcaattattatattaaatgaaatcaattcatttgaaagttcacctttcaaataagttcccaaacGAACCCAGGAAATTTGTCGcctgagttagtgcttatataagcatgaagtataggtcattctttcttaaatgtttttataactataggtactgaatttcagtcgaactacgtgtatctcgaaatatttctctggtccggctgacttcgacataacgagagtcgactgtattaaaatgggtacgttttttgaggcaaaaatggcacacccttaccaaaaaaaatatcgaagttaccccccccccccccccccccccaaccgggaataaaacaaatcattcttaagagtagacgaacaatttggtgaaaacaatttgtaaaagattaagtgttcggtcacacatgatgagttttgaaacccccattactgtacaacatcattggccaaacaTCCATTCCATAAGTggtaaaacaaaaaagcatctcagacggctgaagaagaaaaaaatataattagaagaaacacaaaaagtctttccacgaaaagtggaaaaacctcataattcaaaaagaaaaaccaacggtataatctatacaCACAACTGCCGAGAAAGACTTTTaaaccaaatcaacaaacgacaaccactgaacaacataTGACATTGGATATATGTGTAAAAATGCAGCCGAAgtttgctactcagtttcaaGAAAAATAACTTTCCAATAGACTAATATATATTGAAAGGGGATTAATTAAGAAAGCAAAAGAGCAAACAAAAATAtagaggtcaatgtgcttgtttttgagatattagctATTGAAATTTAGGCGGGAAAacgttctctcttgacttttcatagtcTTATCATTGACAAGCTAAAGTTCTCAAAACTATTAAAAactaattaatattttataagacttttacaaatggcttataattatacatgtaaaagatttataaaatgaatgagggtcaatgggcaaattattttaaggcattcaaatggataaaaccagaagatttcgaaaatctgataaaaattccaaaacatgacaagcgaacatcctacCCTTAACAGACGTCATAACCtgagacagtagtgtaacattaaacaattattgtaattttttaccCGAGATGGGTTGTTTTCTTCGAGGGCTGTA includes:
- the LOC143069460 gene encoding uncharacterized protein LOC143069460, producing MLYHGIIVSFSTIERIKRRLRLRRRQNQAPILLVCQKIYELRANGFTNVGYKSMWRLLNSNYNITVSQENVRNCLGFIDTNGVSLRRRHRLQRRSYYNSGPNYLIHIDGYDKIKPYGIAIHGAIDGYSRRILWLKAGCSNNNPRYIAKFYIDFVKELRRVPRAIRADAGTENVLVKDLHIALRFVHGDDISGLNSFLTGRSTGNQRIERLWRSLSEYLMLFWRNTFANMRDIGLFSTADHLHIECLRFCFLPLIQTQLNQFMENWNDHRIRRQRQEVIVPSGIPNVLYFQPEIYDSSDFSFPILCNDQTLSELENEHTSDLPVRGCSEDFMHLIGYLSGEEPMQALIPQTLDEAFQNFCTLIYICNGCRI